Within Micavibrio sp. TMED2, the genomic segment GCGGCACCGGATTTGGAGGAGGCGGCACGGTTGCCGTGCTTGGCCACCGGTACACCGCAGGCCGCAATGACAAAGGAAACCGCGGTCGAGATATTGAGCGTGCCCTGACCGTCACCGCCGGTGCCACAGGTATCGATCGCACCCATCGGGGCGGAGATGGTGGCGGCCTTCCGGCGCATGATCCGGGCGGCACCGGTAATCTCGTCGGTGGTTTCGCCGCGAACGCTCATGCCCATCAGGAACCCGCCGAGTTGGGCCGGGGTGGCGGCACCGGACATGATGATATCGAAGGCTTCCGTCGCCTCGACTTCGGAAAGTGATTTGCCGTCCCTGATCCGCGCCAGAAACGGGCGCAGTGAGGCATCGTCGTAAACGGTATCTGTCATTGAGCTTTCGGTGAACTTGTCAGTTGGACGTTGTATGACGCGCGGCTTCAGTGGCCAGCGTCTTGAAATTGGCGAACATCTGCCGACCATTCTCGGTGGCGATGCTTTCGGGGTGGAACTGGACGCCGAACAGCGGCAGCTCGGCATGTTGATAGCCCATGATCAGGTCGTCATCATTGCTCTGTGCGGTAATGCTCAGCGAATTGGGCGAGGTCGCGGCATCGACCACCAGTGAGTGATAACGGGTGGCGACAAAGGGATTGGGCAGCCCGGCAAACAGCCCGGTATTGTCGTGGCGGACCTTGCTGGTCTTGCCATGCATCGGGGTTTCGGCGCGCACGACCTTGCCGCCAAAGGCCTGACCGATTGCTTGATGGCCGAGGCAGACGCCGAGCAGGGGCTTTTTGGCCTTGGCGGCGGCATCGATTACATCAAGGCAGATACCGGCGCGGTCGGGATCGCAGGGACCGGGGGAGATGACAATCGCGGTCACATCCATGGCCATTGCCTCATCCACGGTAATGGCGTCATTGCGGTGTACCACCGACTCGATCCCCACATCGCCCATGACATGCACGAGGTTGTAGGTGAAGCTGTCGTAGTTATCGATAAGCAATACGCGCATGTTTTCCGACCATATCCTGCCGATGACAACCACCGGTCCTGCGCTTGGTATAGCACGGTAAGACCGCGGGCTATCAAGCCTTATCAAGGCATTATGCCCGGATTTCGGTTTTTCTGTTCTGGCAATGCCTGATGATATATCCGATATGCCGGATGCAACAGGCTGTGATAGGGTAAGCGCAAGGTATTTGAATGGCTTAGTATCGTTTCTTCGAGTCGTGACGAGTCGGGCTTGACCGACTCTGACGGGATTTTGCACGGTCGGTTGCAGCACTGACGGGCCGTTAACAGCCGTCAGCCACAATTTCAAGAGATCACGACAGGCCACAAAGGGACCGCTGATGGCTCGGCTTACCGGAACAACAACCCGCACCATTCTGCTCTCGGCCCTCTGTGGTGCGATTGCGCTCAGCCCCGCCGGATATGTCGCCGCCTTGCATGGTTTCAGTGATGGTATGCTACCGGGCAGCCCGGCAGTGGGTGCCTGGGCCCGGACCGAGTTGTCGGTAACGGTAGCCGCCACCAACCATGCCGGGGTTGCCCTGTCATCCGCGATTGGCGGTGCTATGCCAGTGGTGGCAAGCGCAGTGCCAGCCATGCCGCACAAGCACACACTAACCCGCGATGCCATACGGGAAGAGCAGGTGGCGGTGATTGCCGAAACGGTCGATCCGACCCCGGAACCTGAGCAAGTGGCGGTTGCTGTCACTGCACCGGCGCATAAGCCTGCCGTACCAGCCACGCCCGTTACCACCACTGCTGACAGACCGGCGGTGCAGGCAGATGGTGTGCGCCGCGTCTATGCCGGTCGCATTGACAATACGCATCTCCAGACCGCTGTCATGTCCGAGGATAAACCCGAGCCGGTTGCTGTTGTGGCAGCAAAGCCGGTTGTGCAGCAGGCCATGGTTGGTGAGGATATGATTGCCGCACCGGATCAAACGCCCCCATGGCTGCGCTATGCTGTTGCCAGTGCCGCGCCAAAGAACCAGCCGAAGATAGCCATCGTTATTGATGATCTGGGGTTGAGCAAGAGTCGGGCAACGCGGACCGCGGCATTGCCGGGGCCGTTGACCATGGCGTTTCTGCCTTATGCCGACAATCTGCCGGAGCAGGCCAGGGCGGCGAGTGCGGCGGGTCATGAGTTGCTGATCCATATGCCAATGGAGCCCTATGATGCGTCACAGGATCCGGGGCCGAAGGCAATGCGGGTCAGTCTGTCCGAAACCGAACTGCTGCGCCGCCTGCGCTCGGCCCTGTCGTCATTTGATGGCTATGTCGGTATCAATAACCATATGGGCAGCAGATTCACCAGTGATACCAAAGGGATGATGGTTGTACTTAAAGAGCTGCAACGGCGCGGGCTGATGTTCCTGGACAGCCAGACGTCCTCAAAAAGCGTCGGTGGTGATCTGGCGGAAAGCCTCGGTATGCCCACGGCCAAGCGCAGCGTATTTATCGATCACGACCGTGATCCGGCAGCGGTGCGCAGGAGTTTGGCCCAGCTTGAAACAACCGCCCGGCATTTCGGTGTAGCGGTCGGTATCGGCCACCCGCATCGGGTGACGCTTGAGGCACTGGCCGAATGGCTGCCATCCTTGAAACAGCGCGGTATTGCATTGGTGCCGATTTCAGCGGTCGCCAAAATGCGCATGGAAGCTCAGAATCAGCAGGTTGCTGCCGCTTCTGCCCGCTGATACCTGAAAGCTAGCTTCAGGAGGCGCCGGCGATCGAGAGCGCCTCATCGGCGGCACGGAACAGGGCTTTTGCCTTGTTGATCGTCTCTTCATGTTCCTTGGCAGGATCGCTGTCGGCAACGACACCGGCACCGGCCTGCACATACATGATGCCATCCTTCACAACGGCAGTACGCAGCGCGATGCAGTTATCCATGCTGCCATCGGCACCGAAATAGCCGACGCAACCGGCATAGATGCCGCGCTTGGCAACCTCGATCTCGTCGATGATTTCCATGGCCCGGACCTTCGGTGCACCGCTGACGGTGCCTGCCGGGAACCCGGCCATCAGGGCATCGAACGGATCATGATCGGCGCTAAGCTTGCCTTCGACATTCGAGACGATGTGCATGACATGGGAATAGCGCTCGATAACGAAGCGTTCAGTAACCTCAACGCTGCCGATTTCGGCAACCCGGCCCACATCGTTGCGACCGAGGTCGAGCAGCATCAGGTGTTCTGCAAGTTCCTTCGGATCGGCGAGCAGGTCTTCGGCCAGTGCCTGATCCTCTTTCGCAGTGGCACCGCGCGGGCGGGTGCCAGCCAGCGGACGGATCGTCACCTTGCCATCGCGTACCCGGACCAGAATTTCCGGGCTGGAGCCGACAATACTGAAACCGTCGAAATTGACGAAGAACAGGAAGGGTGAGGGGTTCAGTCGCCGCAAGGCCCGATAGAGCGCGAAGGGCGGCAACGGGAAGGGGCGCGAGAACCGCTGTGACGGTACGATCTGGAACGCATCACCGGCACGGATATATTCCTTCGCCGCCTCGACCGCGCCCATATAGTCTTCGGGCGTCATGTTGGACACCGGTTCGCCGGTCGGAATTTCTCCCTCGGGCAGTTGCGGCGTTACCGGCGTGCTGCGCCGCAGATTCTGCAGGGCAGTGGTCAGCCGTTCGGCACCGGCGGCATAGGCAGCTTCCGCATCCATACCATCGGTTGGGCGCACCGGTGTCGCGAATGTGATGGTGCGATCAATATTGTCAAAGACGGCAATCACGGTCGGGCGCATGAGCACTGCATCAGCGAGGCCCAGCTCATCCGGGTTGCCATTCGGTATTTTCTCGACCAGCCGGACCATGTCATAGCCGAGATAGCCGAACAGCCCGCCAGCAGTCATTGGCGGCAGGCTCGGCTCCGGATCGATCCGGCTTTCCGCCATCAGGGCGCGCAGGCTCTCGAGCGCAGGGCGGTCATCGGTCTCAAAGGTATTGCTGTCGAGCTGCGGGTTGCGATTGATTTCGGGCTTCAGGTCAACCGCGCGCCAGATCAGGTCCGGGCGCATGGCAATGATCGAATAGCGACCGATATTGGCACCGCCCTCGACACTCTCGAACAGGCAGCTGTATGCCTGTCCGTCAGCCAGCTTGAGATAGGCTGAAACCGGGGTTTCCAGATCGGCAATCAGCCGGGTCCACATCAGCCCGGCCTGGCGATCTTCGGTATAGCGTTTATTGAACGCCGAAAACTCAGGATAGATTTTCACGACTGAAATCCGTTTGGTGCGTGTTCAGGCCGGACGCTGCTGGTCCGTCCTGTTTTCAGCTATCACCGGGAGTATGGAACCCATTGACAACATTGTAGTTGATCCGCGCCGGATAGCGCTGATCGAGAAGCCGCTGATACTGGGACAGCAGATCAAAGGCAATGGTATTATCCAGCGCTCCCTTGACCTGCTCCTCCAGATTGTCGCTGATTTTTACCTGTCCGAGGCCGTCAAGGCGCAGGATATTCCAGGCATTGCCGATGCGCAGACGGTCGGCACTGCCTTCCTTGTCGAGCTCAAAGGCAGCGCGGCGCAGGGATGGCGG encodes:
- a CDS encoding aminodeoxychorismate/anthranilate synthase component II; translated protein: MRVLLIDNYDSFTYNLVHVMGDVGIESVVHRNDAITVDEAMAMDVTAIVISPGPCDPDRAGICLDVIDAAAKAKKPLLGVCLGHQAIGQAFGGKVVRAETPMHGKTSKVRHDNTGLFAGLPNPFVATRYHSLVVDAATSPNSLSITAQSNDDDLIMGYQHAELPLFGVQFHPESIATENGRQMFANFKTLATEAARHTTSN
- a CDS encoding anthranilate synthase component I; translated protein: MKIYPEFSAFNKRYTEDRQAGLMWTRLIADLETPVSAYLKLADGQAYSCLFESVEGGANIGRYSIIAMRPDLIWRAVDLKPEINRNPQLDSNTFETDDRPALESLRALMAESRIDPEPSLPPMTAGGLFGYLGYDMVRLVEKIPNGNPDELGLADAVLMRPTVIAVFDNIDRTITFATPVRPTDGMDAEAAYAAGAERLTTALQNLRRSTPVTPQLPEGEIPTGEPVSNMTPEDYMGAVEAAKEYIRAGDAFQIVPSQRFSRPFPLPPFALYRALRRLNPSPFLFFVNFDGFSIVGSSPEILVRVRDGKVTIRPLAGTRPRGATAKEDQALAEDLLADPKELAEHLMLLDLGRNDVGRVAEIGSVEVTERFVIERYSHVMHIVSNVEGKLSADHDPFDALMAGFPAGTVSGAPKVRAMEIIDEIEVAKRGIYAGCVGYFGADGSMDNCIALRTAVVKDGIMYVQAGAGVVADSDPAKEHEETINKAKALFRAADEALSIAGAS